The following proteins are co-located in the Candida dubliniensis CD36 chromosome 3, complete sequence genome:
- a CDS encoding nascent polypeptide-associated complex subunit, putative (Similar to S. cerevisiae EGD2;~In S. cerevisiae: alpha subunit of the heteromeric nascent polypeptide-associated complex (NAC) involved in protein sorting and translocation, associated with cytoplasmic ribosomes) → MSIEEIPQGADVNVIPKNEKKARELIKKLNLKQIKGISRVTFKQRGNLIYAIDSPDVYRSAAGTYVVFGEAKVDDMNQRIAEAQAQQAQQEALQKAAADAGKTEDKSPEAITADLEKASLADKKAEEEEEDEGEVDETGLDPKDIEIVVEQTQVSRAKAVKALRNHDGDMVNAIMDLS, encoded by the coding sequence ATGTCTATTGAAGAAATCCCACAAGGTGCTGACGTTAATGTCATTCCAAAGAACGAAAAGAAAGCTAGAGAATTgatcaagaaattaaacttgaaacaaatcaaaGGTATTTCCAGAGTCACTTTCAAACAAAGAGGAAACTTGATTTATGCCATTGATTCCCCAGATGTCTACAGATCTGCTGCTGGTACTTATGTTGTCTTTGGTGAAGCTAAAGTTGACGACATGAACCAAAGAATCGCTGAAGCTCAAGCCCAACAAGCTCAACAAGAAGCTTTACAAAAAGCTGCTGCTGATGCCGGTAAAACCGAAGACAAATCACCAGAAGCTATCACTGCTGATTTAGAAAAGGCTTCTTTGGCCGACAAAAAAGctgaagaggaagaagaagatgaaggtGAAGTTGACGAAACTGGATTGGATCcaaaagatattgaaattgttgttgaacaaaCCCAAGTTTCCAGAGCCAAGGCTGTCAAGGCTTTAAGAAATCACGACGGTGACATGGTCAACGCTATTATGGATTTGTCTTAG
- a CDS encoding uridine kinase, putative (Similar to S. cerevisiae URK1;~In S. cerevisiae: uridine/cytidine kinase, component of the pyrimidine ribonucleotide salvage pathway that converts uridine into UMP and cytidine into CMP; involved in the pyrimidine deoxyribonucleotide salvage pathway, converting deoxycytidine into dCMP) — protein MPLHPKSRRRSSRISPLPDEDSLSFINSSVENLDQSPFESIDDLVEDVNKYELKSTNDQQQQQQQQQQQLQHKSSFTSTPKASYIPPWTEPYIIGIAGNSGSGKTSISQKIIQDINQPWTVLLSFDNFYQPLTSEESKLAFANNYDFDCPDSLDFELLVETIGNLKKGGKTTIPVYSFTSHNRTSKTNTIYGANVIIVEGLYALYDQRLLDMMDLKIYVDTDLDICLARRLTRDILYRGRDLSGAMQQWERFVKPNAVKFINPTVQNADLVIPRGLDNSIAINLMIKHIKNQLTLKSRNHLQRLKKLGVDIKFDIDKFNIKLLQNTNQVKGINSILFNNSTSRNDFIFYFNRMCGLLIELAQEYMTNYTNVDIDTGKGVYHGKKLLQNQYNAINIIRSGDCFMTSIKKSFPEISIGKLLIQSDSTTGEPQLHFERLPHKLSDKIMLFDSQIISGAGAIMAIQVLLDHHVKEQDIILITYLSTEIGIRRIVNVFPKVKIVVGKLSSVEDSNSNNKVWYNNEGFLDSHWHFRNRFIDSLYFGTE, from the coding sequence ATGCCACTACATCcaaaatcaagaagaagatcAAGTAGAATTTCACCACTTCCAGATGAGgattcattatcatttataAACTCATCAGTGGAAAACCTTGATCAATCACCATTTGAAAGCATCGATGATCTAGTTGAAGATGTCAACAAATATGAGTTGAAAAGTACCAATgatcaacaacagcagcagcagcaacaacaacaacagttgcaacataaatcatcatttacTTCCACACCAAAGGCATCATATATCCCACCATGGACCGAACCATATATCATTGGTATTGCTGGTAATTCAGGATCAGGGaaaacatcaatttctcaaaaaatcattcaGGATATTAATCAACCATGGACAGtgttattatcatttgataatttttatCAACCATTGACCCTGGAAGAAAGTAAACTTGCATTTGCCAATAattatgattttgattgtCCTGATTCATtagattttgaattattagtGGAAACCATTggtaatttgaaaaaaggAGGTAAAACTACTATTCCAGTTTATTCATTCACCTCTCATAATCGGACTTCAAAAACTAATACCATTTATGGTGCCaatgttattattgtgGAAGGATTGTATGCCTTATATGATCAACGATTATTAGATATGatggatttgaaaatatatgTCGATACTGATTTAGATATTTGTTTGGCAAGAAGATTAACTCGAGATATATTATATCGTGGTCGAGATTTAAGTGGTGCTATGCAACAATGGGAAAGATTTGTTAAACCCAATGCTGtaaaattcattaatccAACAGTACAAAATGCTGATTTAGTAATTCCTCGAGGATTAGATAATTCAATTGCtataaatttaatgattaaacatattaaaaatcaattaactttaaaatcaagaaatcaTTTACAacgattgaaaaaattggggGTCGATataaaatttgatattgataaattcaatattaaattattacaaaaCACTAATCAAGTTAAGGGAATCAATTcgattttatttaataattcaacttCTCGTAATGAtttcatattttattttaatcGTATGTGTggattattaattgaattagcTCAAGAGTATATGACCAATTATACCAATGTTGATATCGATACTGGTAAAGGGGTTTATCATggtaaaaaattattacaaaatcaatataatgCTATTAATATAATTCGTAGTGGAGATTGCTTTATGacatcaattaaaaaatcattCCCAGAAATTTCTATTggtaaattattaattcagAGTGATTCAACTACGGGGGAACCTCAATTACATTTTGAAAGATTACCTCATAAATTATCTGATAAAATTATGTTATTTGATTCACAAATTATTAGTGGAGCTGGAGCCATTATGGCAATTCAAGTATTATTAGATCATCATGTTAAAGAACAagatattattttgattacTTATTTATCTACAGAAATAGGTATAAGAAGAATTGTTAATGTGTTCCCTAAAGTGAAAATAGTTGTTGGGAAATTATCAAGTGTGGAagattcaaattcaaataataaagtttGGTATAATAATGAAGGATTTTTGGATAGTCATTGGCATTTCAGAAATAGATTTATAGATAGTCTATATTTTGGCACAGAATAA
- a CDS encoding pre-mRNA-splicing factor ATP-dependent RNA helicase, putative (Similar to S. cerevisiae PRP2;~In S. cerevisiae: RNA-dependent ATPase in the DEAH-box family, required for activation of the spliceosome before the first transesterification step in RNA splicing), whose translation MDTQTGRGVRRRRQELLDVDDDNDINNKEESVQVTQQEFPNTNSTTESTKPTTPPLPPQQTHYKRSKSKYYQFKQELEELEIQEDLSPNQQSRLDYLINKLNNWNKNKNNHNQNEYYNLPSLQQSKNELLHQRQQQKQQQQQRQQSFQPSRMNWEDEQFKRADQLILQNDDKIYINDDKEYEFVFDQSQFVNYDEKEEEELPGDEEDEEGDRNNNSASINAKYDEVRKSLPVYSYREEFLKIINENQTLIVVGETGSGKTTQLPQYLYEAGYSQNNRIIACTQPRRVAATSVAKRVADEMQVKLGEQVGYNIRFDDNCKDGITMIKYVTDGMLLREFLQDPTLEKYSVIMIDEAHERTLSTEILLSLLKDIIMTTTRKNDLKIIIASATINAEKFSKFFNNAPILNIPGRRFPVKIHYTKQPEANYIQAAITTIFQIHMTQPLPGDILVFLTGQDEIETMEEILHDSIVKLGDQINPMMVCSIYANLPQELQQKIFQQTPTNTRKIVLATNIAETSITIDGISYVIDPGYVKQNVYNPITGMESLVVVPCSRASADQRAGRAGRVGPGKCFRLFTKWSFYNELDLNQQPEIQRVNLTSVILLLLSLGINDLLGFEFMDPPSKQAIIKALNLLYALGALNSQGKLTKIGKKMSEFPLDPIFTKCILTSDKFDNTKQIISIIAMLNESSNLFYRPKDKKELADKRKQEFNDSQGDQFMLLNIWQQWVDSGYSVQWCQDYFIQYKTMKRIKNIYEQLIRLSRKIGIEVNNHQHPKESNNNDNCTLLTECLISGFFNNIVKLSPMGDCYQKLTNGKNGNNNTPCYIHPSSCLYKLKPKPKYLLYYELVLTSKEYMRNCIILDEKLIKQYL comes from the coding sequence ATGGATACACAAACTGGGAGAGGGgtaagaagaagaagacaaGAATTGCtagatgttgatgatgataatgatataaataataaagaagaaagtgTACAAGTGACGCAACAGGAATTTCCAAACACTAATTCAACTACGGAATCAACAAAACCTACAACCCctcctcttcctcctcAACAAACACATTATAAAAGATCCAAACtgaaatattatcaatttaaaCAAGAACTTGAAGAATTAGAGATCCAAGAAGATTTATCaccaaatcaacaatcacGATtagattatttaataaataaactaaacaattggaataagaataaaaacaaccacaaccaaaatgaatattataatttacCATCATTgcaacaatcaaaaaatgaaCTATTACATCaaagacaacaacaaaaacaacaacaacaacaacgacaacaatCATTTCAACCATCAAGGATGAATTGGGAAGATGAACAATTTAAACGAGctgatcaattaattttacaaaatgatgataagatatatataaatgatgataaagaatatgaatttgtttttgatcAATCACAATTTGTCAATtatgatgaaaaagaagaagaagaattacctggtgatgaagaagacgaGGAAGGTGATAGAAATAATAACTCGGCTTCCATTAATGCTAAATACGATGAAGTTAGAAAATCATTACCGGTATATTCATATCGTgaagaatttttaaaaattattaatgaaaatcaAACATTAATAGTAGTTGGAGAAACAGGATCAGGTAAAACCACTCAATTACCACAATATTTATATGAAGCGGGATATTCACAAAACAATCGAATAATTGCTTGTACTCAACCTAGACGAGTGGCAGCTACTAGTGTGGCTAAAAGAGTTGCTGATGAAATGCAAGTTAAATTGGGTGAACAAGTAGGTTATAATATTAgatttgatgataattgtAAAGATGGCATTACTATGATAAAATATGTTACTGATGGTATGCTTTTAAGAGAATTTTTACAAGATCCAACTCTTGAGAAATATTCTGTTATAATGATTGATGAAGCTCATGAAAGAACATTATCTAcagaaattttattaagTTTATTAAAAGATATTATCATGACCACAACCAggaaaaatgatttaaaaattattattgctaGTGCCACCATTAATGctgaaaaattttccaaattttttaataatgctccaattttgaatattccAGGAAGAAGATTCCCAGTCAAAATCCATTATACAAAGCAACCAGAAGCAAATTATATTCAAGCAGCAATAACAACgatatttcaaattcatatGACTCAACCATTACCTGGAGATATATTAGTATTTTTAACTGGAcaagatgaaattgaaactatGGAAGAAATATTACATGATCTGATAGTTAAACTTGgtgatcaaatcaatccCATGATGGTTTGTTCTATATATGCTAATTTACCTCAAGAATTACAgcaaaaaattttccaacaaACCCCGACCAACACcagaaaaattgttttagCAACCAATATTGCCGAAACTTCAATTACCATTGATGGTATTTCTTATGTTATTGATCCAGGTTATGTTAAACAAAATGTATATAATCCAATAACTGGAATGGAAAGTTTAGTGGTGGTACCATGTTCACGTGCCAGTGCTGATCAACGAGCTGGTAGAGCTGGTAGAGTTGGTCCAGGTAAATGTTTCCGATTATTTACTAAATGGTCATTTTATAATGAATTAGATTTGAATCAACAACCAGAAATTCAACGAGTTAATTTGACATCagtaattttattattattatcattaggaattaatgatttgcttggatttgaatttatgGATCCACCATCAAAACAAGCAATAATTAAGGCgttaaatttattatatgcTCTTGGGGCATTAAATTCACAAGGTAAATTGACTAAAATTGGCAAGAAAATGAGCGAATTCCCTCTTGATCCCATTTTCACCAAATGTATTTTAACTAgtgataaatttgataatactaaacaaattattagtATAATTGCGATGTTAAAtgaatcatcaaatttattttatcgACCTAAAGATAAGAAAGAATTAGCTGATAAGAGGAAACAAGAATTTAATGATTCCCAAGGTGATCAATTTATGTTATTGAATATATGGCAACAATGGGTTGATTCCGGATATTCAGTACAATGGTGTCAAgattattttattcaatataaaacaatgaaacgaattaaaaatatttatgaACAATTGATTAGATTGAGTAGAAAAATCGGCATTGAAGTGaataatcatcaacatccCAAAgaaagcaacaacaacgacaacTGTACTTTACTAACAGAATGTTTAATTAGtggatttttcaataatattgttaAATTGTCTCCCATGGGGGATTGTTATCAAAAATTGACTAATGGCAAAAATGGTAATAACAATACACCATGTTATATTCATCCATCTTCATGTctatataaattaaaaccTAAAcccaaatatttattatattatgaATTGGTATTGACTAGTAAAGAATATATGAGAAATTGTATTATATTGGATGAAAAGTTAATTAAACAGTATCTATAG
- the KRE9 gene encoding cell wall synthesis protein precursor, putative (In C. albicans: required for cell wall beta-1,6-glucan synthesis and is essential for growth on glucose;~In S. cerevisiae: glycoprotein involved in cell wall beta-glucan assembly), with product MRQFQIILISLVVSIIRSVVADVDITSPKSGDSYSGSSGSASIKIAWDDSDDSDSPKSLANAKGYTISLCAGPTSDGKIQCLDPLVKNEAVSDKSKTVSIKQNSVPNGYYYFQVYVTFNNGGSTIHYSPRFKLTGMSGPTATLDVTETGAVPEDQASGFDTATTADSKSFTVPYTLQTGKTRYAPMQMQPGTKVTATTWSMKFPTSTVTYYSTKAGTPNVASTITPGWSYTAESAVNYASVAPYPTYWYPASERVSKATISAATKRRRWLD from the coding sequence ATGAGACAATTTCAGATCATATTAATTTCTCTTGTTGTTTCCATAATAAGATCTGTTGTTGCAGATGTGGACATCACATCACCAAAGAGTGGTGACTCCTATTCCGGTAGTTCTGGATCAGCAAGTATCAAGATTGCTTGGGATGATTCAGATGATTCAGATTCACCGAAATCTTTGGCTAATGCCAAAGGGTACACAATCTCTTTATGTGCAGGGCCGACTTCAGATGGGAAGATCCAGTGTTTGGATCCATTAGTCAAGAATGAAGCTGTTTCAGACAAATCTAAAACTGTTTCCATCAAACAGAATTCAGTACCTAACGGTTATTACTATTTCCAAGTTTATGTTACTTTCAATAATGGAGGTTCCACTATTCATTATTCACCACGTTTCAAATTAACCGGTATGTCAGGCCCAACTGCCACTTTGGACGTTACCGAAACAGGAGCAGTGCCAGAGGATCAAGCTTCAGGATTTGATACTGCAACGACCGCTGACTCCAAATCTTTTACAGTTCCATATACCCTACAAACAGGGAAGACGAGATATGCACCAATGCAAATGCAACCAGGTACCAAAGTTACTGCTACAACCTGGAGTATGAAGTTCCCAACCAGTACTGTTACTTACTACTCAACAAAGGCTGGAACCCCAAATGTGGCCTCTACTATTACACCAGGGTGGAGTTACACAGCTGAATCTGCTGTCAACTATGCCAGTGTTGCTCCATATCCAACGTATTGGTACCCTGCCAGTGAAAGAGTGAGTAAGGCCACAATTAGTGCTGCTACaaagagaagaagatgGTTGGATTGA
- a CDS encoding arginase, putative (Similar to S. cerevisiae CAR1;~In S. cerevisiae: responsible for arginine degradation), whose product MKFHIFALLACVSSQAIFKSPSLLDQLYGELHGRTNTAPNLQIQADDPNQMTVQKVLSMRSKLKLPDKDDTSDIAVDQNMFGGILTYAHFNHFNCFISNENNEFDKHSTLDQQTTRNIDVAIVGAPFDTGTSYRPGARFGPESIRSNARRLGSAWKSTKKRFNYPVDPYDETTHNYSIIDCGDVAMTPFDNRIALNQLYRGHRSISKHQGNVNQHPKIITLGGDHTITIMAIKNVYEQLGRKIRVFHFDSHIDTWDPKKLGGGITDYMSLNHGTFLHYATELGYIETKGNYHIGIRAPYIDANYDKQHDADCGFHIIQANDIDKIGVQGIIDELTKDPDIPTYISVDIDVLDPAYAPGTGTMEVGGFTTRELLAILDGLKNKVNVIGGDVVEVSPPYDTNSEITSLAATSVVDSLLKLMIV is encoded by the coding sequence ATGAAGTTTCACATTTTTGCTTTACTTGCATGTGTATCATCACAAGccattttcaaatcaccATCACTTCTAGATCAGTTATATGGAGAATTACATGGGAGAACAAACACTGCTCCAAACTTGCAAATACAAGCAGATGATCCTAATCAGATGACAGTACAAAAGGTTTTATCAATGAGATCCAAATTGAAGTTGCCTGATAAAGATGATACTTCCGATATTGCTGTTGATCAAAACATGTTTGGTGGAATCTTGACTTATGCCCATTTCAATCattttaattgtttcatCTCTAAcgaaaataatgaatttgataagCACTCCACCTTAGATCAACAAACAACCAGGAACATTGATGTTGCGATTGTTGGGGCACCATTTGATACCGGGACATCCTATCGCCCCGGAGCCAGATTCGGACCCGAATCAATCAGAAGTAATGCTAGACGTTTAGGAAGTGCTTGGAAGTCAACCAAGAAGAGATTCAATTACCCAGTTGACCCTTATGATGAAACTACTCATAATTATTCCATTATAGATTGTGGTGACGTGGCTATGACTCCATTTGATAATCGTATCGctttaaatcaattgtatCGTGGGCATAGAAGCATTTCTAAACATCAAGGGAATGTCAATCAACATCCCAAAATCATCACATTGGGAGGTGATCATACTATAACCATAATGGCAATAAAAAATGTTTATGAACAATtaggaagaaaaattagagtatttcattttgattCACATATTGATACTTGGGATCCCAAGAAATTGGGTGGTGGAATCACTGATTATATGTCATTAAATCATGGAACATTCTTACATTATGCCACCGAATTAGGGtatattgaaacaaaaggTAATTATCACATCGGGATAAGGGCACCATATATTGATGCTAATTACGACAAGCAACACGATGCTGATTGTGGATTCCATATTATCCAAGCTAACGATATTGACAAGATTGGAGTTCAAGGAAtcattgatgaattgacAAAGGACCCAGATATCCCAACTTATATATCggttgatattgatgtaTTGGACCCAGCCTATGCCCCAGGAACAGGAACAATGGAGGTAGGTGGATTTACCACCAGAGAATTGTTGGCCATTTTAGATGGGTTGAAAAATAAGGTTAACGTGATTGGTGGTGATGTTGTGGAAGTGAGTCCCCCATATGATACAAATAGTGAAATCACAAGTTTGGCAGCCACCAGTGTTGTTGATTCATTGTTGAAGTTAATGATTGtctaa
- a CDS encoding allantoate permease, putative (Similar to S. cerevisiae DAL5): MKSEKDSEIQGINIEPIISFSKEDLQLDKSHVLTTVISPSGKEVAITNDVDQVMKFVLDHQNKKVVLDEATDKKLLRKIDMYMLPVMCLLYCFQFMDKSSTSYASILGLREDLNMVGDMYSWTATAFYLGYLAFEFPASMLLQRFPVAKTVSVFIIVWGIILCLHSVPQYPGFIALRTILGMLESSVTPAFTIITSQWYKKEEQFLRTSWWFAFNGIGTILGSAIAYGLYQNDGNYSLPTWKLVFIVTGCLTIFLGFVVMIHIPDTPTQAWFLTDEEKLLVVERIRTNQQGFGNTHFKRNQFIEALTDYRSWLLVIYALSSNIPNGGLTNFSGILLYEDFQYSESKSLLMQMPQGAVEIVGCVLLAWCSRFISSRLLMTVFTTSLTIMSECLLAFCPEKNGRLVGLYLPMLDPLGFICCLSCVSSNFAGHTKKITTNAMYLIAYCTGNLIGPQTFVSSQAPQYIGAKVGMIAGSSVALLSLLSLYFSYVWENKKRDAMPMVDMSHIENYEFADLTDKENPNFRYSK; the protein is encoded by the coding sequence ATGAAAAGTGAAAAAGACTCAGAAATTCAAGGTATCAACATAGAACCCATTATTTCCTTTTCCAAGGAAGACCTTCAACTTGACAAATCCCATGTCTTGACTACTGTTATTTCTCCTTCTGGTAAGGAAGTTGCCATTACCAATGATGTTGACCAGGTTATGAAATTTGTCCTTGACcaccaaaataaaaaggTTGTATTGGACGAAGCCACTGACAAAAAACTCCTTAGAAAGATCGACATGTATATGCTACCAGTGATGTGTTTGTTGTATTGCTTCCAGTTTATGGATAAGCTGTCGACTAGTTATGCCTCGATATTAGGGTTAAGAGAGGATTTGAATATGGTGGGCGACATGTATAGTTGGACTGCTACTGCATTTTACTTGGGATATCTTGCCTTTGAGTTTCCGGCATCAATGCTTTTGCAACGGTTCCCCGTGGCTAAAACAGTGTCGGTTTTCATTATAGTATGGGGAATTATCTTATGTTTGCATTCGGTTCCTCAGTACCCTGGGTTTATTGCTTTGAGAACTATTTTAGGAATGTTGGAGCTGAGTGTGACACCTGCATTCACCATCATCACATCTCAATGGTACAAAAAGGAGGAACAATTTCTTAGAACTTCGTGGTGGTTTGCATTTAATGGGATAGGAACTATTCTTGGTCTGGCTATAGCTTACGGCTTGTACCAGAACGATGGCAACTATTCTTTACCAACTTGGAAGCTCGTGTTTATAGTTACAGGTTGTTTAACCATATTCTTGGGATTTGTTGTCATGATACATATTCCAGACACCCCAACACAGGCTTGGTTTTTAACGGACGAGgaaaaattgttggtgGTTGAACGTATTAGGACTAATCAACAAGGCTTTGGCAACACACATTTTAAAAGGAACCAGTTCATTGAGGCATTAACTGATTACAGATCATGGTTACTTGTTATTTATGCATTATCAAGTAACATACCCAACGGTGGATTAACCAATTTCAGTGGTATTTTGTTATATGAAGATTTCCAATACAGTGAATCCAAATCACTCTTGATGCAAATGCCTCAAGGAGCggttgaaattgttggatGTGTGTTGCTTGCCTGGTGTTCTCGATTCATTTCATCGCGATTATTGATGACGGTATTCACAACGAGTTTGACAATCATGTCAGAATGTCTCTTGGCATTTTGCCCagaaaaaaatggaagATTAGTTGGTTTATATCTTCCCATGCTTGACCCTCTTGGGttcatttgttgtttatcaTGTGTATCTTCCAACTTTGCTGGTCATACCAAAAAGATCACCACCAACGCAATGTATTTGATTGCCTATTGCACAGGGAATTTGATTGGGCCCCAAACATTTGTTAGTTCTCAAGCTCCACAGTACATTGGCGCCAAGGTGGGTATGATAGCTGGGAGCAGTGTGgctttattatcattgcTTTCCTTGTACTTTTCCTATGTTTgggaaaacaaaaaacgGGATGCAATGCCCATGGTTGATATGAGCCACATTGAGAACTATGAATTTGCTGATTTGACTGATAAAGAAAATCCAAACTTTAGATATAGTAAGTAG
- a CDS encoding cell wall integrity and stress response component, putative (Similar to S. cerevisiae SLG1;~In S. cerevisiae: involved in maintenance of cell wall integrity; involved in the response to heat shock and other stressors; regulates 1,3-beta-glucan synthesis), translating into MVKLHFFTIAVSIFYANSLLVLAADFFAPASNIGCYSSISGGDSKGDYNFQSSGYCVTNECPNSPYVAVKGGECICLNSLPQSSSKVNSNQCNQPCPGYSSDKCGGSNVYNIYKGLASSSSSASSNSGSYASSTSSGSGSSSSGSPSSSESSSVTGSSNNSDDSDQSTATVVSTMSNSDGNVIYKTITQEASPTTSSGSSSHASTTSSSSPSSSSTSSSHPSDSTDGKNNGKSEKKSSSSVGAIVGGVVGGIGGLILLVAGGFFYMRYRNNNNDEDEEEEFYNDKPLKRSNGSKIGSRRSPNDLEMPMANPFQHPADDLVRNNSVQKNGFVDPRLNPIMMGRRRLSEGSLVDEADYSRKVLQVANPDDTK; encoded by the coding sequence ATGGTTAAACTACATTTCTTTACAATCGCTGTATCGATATTTTATgccaattcattattagttTTAGCAGCAGATTTTTTTGCTCCAGCTTCAAATATAGGTTGttattcttcaatatcagGTGGTGATTCTAAAGGtgattataattttcaaagttCAGGTTATTGTGTTACTAATGAATGTCCCAACTCACCATACGTTGCTGTTAAAGGAGGAGAATGTATATGTTTGAATTCATTACCTCAATCATCATCTAAAGTGAATTCAAACCAATGTAATCAACCATGTCCTGGTTATCTGTCAGACAAGTGTGGTGGATCAAACGTATACAATATTTATAAAGGTTTGGCAAGTTCTAGTTCCAGTGCCAGTTCTAACCTGGGGAGTTACGCctcatcaacatcatctgGGTCTGGGTCTTCATCATCTGGATCTCCATCTTCCAGTGAATCATCTTCAGTAACTGGATCCTCTAACAATAGTGATGATTCAGATCAAAGCACGGCGACAGTTGTATCTACTATGAGTAATTCCGATGGTAATGTTATCTATAAAACAATTACACAAGAAGCTTCACCAACTACGTCGTCTGGGTCATCATCTCATGCTTCCACAACATCGTCATCTTCtccttcatcatcatcaacttcCTCATCCCACCCAAGCGACTCAACTGATGGCAAGAATAATGGGAAAtcagaaaagaaatcatcatcatcagtgGGAGCTATTGTGGGTGGAGTTGTTGGTGGAATTGGTGGATTGATTCTACTAGTTGCTGGTGGATTCTTTTATATGAGATacagaaataataataatgatgaagatgaagaagaagaattttataatgataaaCCTCTTAAAAGATCTAATGGTTCCAAAATTGGTTCGAGAAGAAGTCCAAATGATTTAGAAATGCCAATGGCTAATCCGTTCCAACATCCAGCTGATGATCTAGTAAGAAATAATAGTGTTCAAAAGAATGGATTTGTTGATCCTCGATTGAATCCAATAATGATGGGTCGAAGAAGATTAAGTGAAGGTTCACTTGTTGATGAAGCAGATTATTCTCGAAAAGTACTACAAGTTGCTAATCCTGATGatacaaaataa